One segment of Ipomoea triloba cultivar NCNSP0323 chromosome 12, ASM357664v1 DNA contains the following:
- the LOC116000454 gene encoding zinc-finger homeodomain protein 2-like has protein sequence MESRSKEKFEGIPRSMAFSSHPPSRINLQAQESSSQQTLDQMGEKELEHHHMHEGPSNPDPDPSLLNNKPTTQQVLPQRFADTDTSNTTTLIRYRECLKNHAASTGGHVTDGCGEFMPSGEEGTLEALKCAACNCHRNFHRKGIRHGSRSTFQTQNPPMLPQQQHYRGAMPPPIRAPAESSSEDLNAGGGQGLTQVPSSKKRFRTKFTQQQKQQMHEFAEKIGWRIQKQDDQEVHKFCSEVGVKRQVFKVWMHNSKQAEKKKQM, from the coding sequence ATGGAGTCCAGAAGCAAGGAGAAGTTTGAGGGGATTCCAAGGTCTATGGCTTTCAGTTCACATCCACCTTCAAGAATCAACCTGCAGGCCCAAGAATCATCATCCCAGCAAACCCTAGATCAGATGGGGGAAAAAGAATTAGAGCATCATCATATGCATGAAGGTCCTTCAAACCCAGATCCAGATCCATCCTTACTAAACAACAAACCTACAACCCAGCAAGTATTGCCTCAAAGATTTGCTGATACTGATACAAGTAATACAACTACCTTAATTCGCTACCGAGAATGCCTGAAGAACCATGCTGCCAGCACAGGCGGCCATGTAACAGACGGCTGTGGAGAATTCATGCCCAGTGGAGAAGAAGGCACCCTAGAAGCCTTGAAATGTGCAGCTTGCAATTGTCACCGCAACTTCCACCGTAAAGGAATCAGGCATGGTAGTAGGAGCACCTTTCAGACACAAAACCCACCAATGCTGCCCCAGCAACAGCATTACAGGGGGGCCATGCCACCGCCGATCAGAGCTCCGGCAGAATCATCAAGTGAAGATCTCAATGCCGGTGGTGGACAAGGGCTAACGCAAGTGCCCTCATCAAAGAAAAGGTTTAGAACAAAATTCACCCAGCAGCAGAAACAACAAATGCATGAATTTGCAGAGAAAATAGGGTGGAGGATCCAGAAGCAAGATGATCAAGAAGTGCACAAGTTTTGCAGTGAAGTGGGTGTGAAGAGACAAGTGTTCAAGGTCTGGATGCACAACAGTAAACAAGCTGAGAAGAAGAAACAAATGTAA
- the LOC115998413 gene encoding sugar transporter ERD6-like 6 yields MSFRDDAVEDGARKPLLHKGSWYRKGSRQGSMLGSTAQLVRDSISVYLCVLIAALGPIQFGFTCGYSNPTQDEIIHDLKLTISEFSMFGSLANVGAMVGAIASGQMSDYIGRKGSLTIASIPNILGWAAISFARDASFLYMGRLLEGFGVGIISYVVPVYIAEIAPQNIRGLLVAIAQLFLTVGIMLVYLLGLFVPWRVLAVIGMIPCTVLIPGLFFIPESPRWLAKMGKNTDFETSLQVLRGFDTDISSEVNDIKKSVASASKSSSTVRFSELKKRRYSLPLMIGIGLLTLQQLSGINGVLFYSSKIFASAGVSSSKAATFALGAIQVIVTVIATTLMERAGRRLLLLISAPTMAAGSILVSAAFFLKDFCPEHLHHYLGVMSMVGILILVIGFALGLGGVPWIIMSEILPVNVKSLGGSVATLSNWLAAWIVTMTANLLMDWSKGGTFALYALVSVFTVVFVKLWVPETKGKTLEEIQASFR; encoded by the exons ATGAGTTTCAGAGACGACGCCGTGGAGGATGGGGCCCGCAAGCCCTTGCTCCACAAAGGAAGCTGGTACCGAAAGGGATCGAGGCAGGGCAGCATGTTGGGCTCTACGGCCCAATTAGTTCGAGACTCCATTTCCGTTTATCTCTGCGTCCTCATCGCCGCTCTCGGCCCAATTCAATTCGGCTTCACG TGTGGCTATTCCAATCCCACGCAAGATGAAATCATCCATGATCTTAAACTCACCATTTCAGAG TTCTCTATGTTCGGATCCTTAGCAAATGTGGGTGCCATGGTCGGGGCAATAGCTAGCGGTCAGATGTCAGATTACATTGGACGAAAAGGG TCACTGACGATTGCTTCAATTCCTAATATATTAGGATGGGCTGCCATTTCATTCGCCAGA GATGCATCCTTTCTATATATGGGAAGGTTACTGGAAGGTTTTGGTGTGGGGATTATTTCTTATGTG GTGCCTGTCTATATTGCAGAGATAGCACCCCAGAACATTAGAGGACTTCTTGTAGCCATTGCCCAG CTCTTTCTAACAGTTGGAATAATGCTTGTATATCTATTGGGACTTTTTGTGCCTTGGAGAGTGCTTGCAGTTATAG GGATGATACCATGCACAGTATTGATACCTGGTCTGTTTTTCATACCGGAATCTCCTCGTTGGTTG GCCAAAATGGGGAAGAATACTGATTTTGAAACCTCATTGCAAGTTCTACGAGGATTTGATACAGACATATCCTCTGAAGTGAATGATATCAAG AAATCCGTGGCATCAGCCAGCAAAAGCTCGAGTACTGTTCGATTTTCTGAGCTTAAGAAAAGGCGATATTCTTTACCTTTGATG ATAGGCATTGGATTACTCACACTCCAGCAACTCAGTGGAATCAATGGTGTCCTATTCTATTCTAGTAAAATCTTTGCATCTGCTG GAGTTTCATCCAGTAAAGCTGCAACATTTGCGCTTGGGGCTATTCAG gtCATTGTCACTGTGATTGCTACAACATTGATGGAAAGGGCAGGCCGTCGGCTGCTACTACTT ATATCTGCACCAACAATGGCTGCTGGCAGCATCCTTGTTTCAGCTGCCTTCTTTTTGAAG GATTTCTGTCCAGAGCATTTGCACCATTACCTTGGAGTAATGTCAATGGTTGGAATACTG ATTTTGGTGATTGGTTTTGCGCTCGGATTGGGTGGAGTCCCCTGGATTATAATGTCTGAG ATACTACCCGTGAACGTTAAAAGTCTGGGTGGCAGTGTGGCAACACTGTCCAACTGGTTGGCGGCCTGGATTGTTACAATGACTGCCAACTTGCTAATGGATTGGAGCAAAGGAGGAACATTTGCCCTTTACGCTCTAGTGTCTGTTTTCACAGTGGTGTTTGTAAAACTCTGGGTTCCCGAGACCAAAGGAAAGACGCTAGAAGAAATTCAAGCGTCTTTCAGATGA
- the LOC115998412 gene encoding epoxide hydrolase 4-like, whose amino-acid sequence MVNFVEAQKPLLHGLMKMAGIRPHAFEIEPGTVMNFWVPKETIKKPKKHKKATTTPAGGAGGVTNNNKYETVKHKANKPAVVLIHGFAGEGVVTWQFQVGALTKKFSVYVPDLLFFGGSITDSKDRSPTFQARCVAEGLRRLGVERCTVVGFSYGGMVAFKMAEMFPEMVEAMVISGSILAMTDSISAATLNSLGFSNSSELLLPTSVKGLKALLKVAAYKKYWFPNRLHQDFLQVMFSNRKERGELLEGLIVSNKDDTTTDFPQRIHLLWGENDQIFKVDLAKAMKEQLGSKTTFEGIRKAGHLVHLERPCVYNRCLKKFLVSLQVDKARK is encoded by the exons ATGGTGAACTTCGTGGAAGCTCAGAAGCCATTGTTGCATGGGTTGATGAAAATGGCGGGAATTAGGCCTCACGCCTTCGAGATCGAGCCCGGCACGGTGATGAACTTCTGGGTCCCTAAGGAAACCATAAAAAAGCCAAAGAAACACAAGAAAGCCACCACCACTCCCGCCGGCGGCGCCGGCGGTGTAACCAACAATAATAAGTACGAGACCGTGAAACACAAGGCCAACAAGCCGGCCGTGGTGCTCATCCACGGATTCGCCGGCGAGGGCGTCGTCACGTGGCAGTTCCAGGTGGGCGCCTTGACCAAGAAGTTTTCCGTGTACGTGCCGGACCTCCTCTTCTTCGGCGGCTCCATCACGGATAGCAAGGACCGGTCGCCCACTTTCCAGGCGAGGTGCGTGGCGGAGGGGCTGAGGAGGCTAGGGGTGGAAAG GTGTACGGTGGTTGGGTTTAGTTACGGCGGGATGGTGGCGTTTAAGATGGCGGAGATGTTCCCGGAGATGGTGGAGGCGATGGTGATTTCGGGTTCGATATTGGCGATGACGGATTCGATCAGCGCCGCCACGCTTAACAGCCTAGGATTCTCGAATTCATCGGAGCTGTTGTTGCCGACATCGGTTAAGGGTTTAAAGGCGCTTCTTAAGGTTGCTGCTTACAAGAAGTACTGGTTCCCTAATCGCCTCCACCAAGACTTCCTTCAG GTAATGTTCAGCAACAGAAAAGAAAGAGGTGAACTGCTGGAAGGGTTGATCGTTAGCAACAAGGACGATACTACCACTGACTTTCCCCAG AGAATACATCTTCTGTGGGGTGAGAATGATCAGATTTTCAAGGTCGACCTAGCTAAAGCCATGAAAGA ACAACTAGGAAGCAAGACAACATTTGAAGGCATAAGGAAGGCAGGCCACCTGGTTCACCTGGAGCGACCTTGCGTCTACAACAGGTGTCTCAAGAAGTTCCTCGTTTCCCTCCAAGTAGATAAAGCCCGAAAGTGA
- the LOC116000314 gene encoding epoxide hydrolase 4-like isoform X1, translating into MVNLVEALLLLLNGVMKMEGVKPHTFEIEPGTVLKFWVPKETIKKPKKAAAATATKHKPNKPAVVLIHGFAGDGILTWPFQVAALMKSYSVYVPDVLFFGGSITDSKDRSPAFQAECLSKGLRMLGVEKCTVVGFSYGGMVAFKMAEMFPQLVEAVVVSGAALAITDSLRTAMLHSLRVSSFSDLLMPNSVKGLKKLLRIATYKKYWFPNRIYQDFLKGMFSSSKEREELLECMVESSKDNTIRDIPQKVLLLWGENDEIFKIEQAKDLKDQLGSKTTLEGIRKAGHLVHLERPCVYNRCLKKFLASLSVDMLLNNGY; encoded by the exons ATGGTGAACTTGGTGGAAGCTCTGCTGCTATTGTTGAATGGCGTGATGAAAATGGAAGGTGTTAAACCACACACCTTTGAGATCGAGCCCGGCACTGTTCTGAAGTTTTGGGTTCCCAAGGAGACCATAAAAAAGCCCAAGAAAGCTGCTGCAGCCACCGCCACAAAACACAAGCCTAACAAACCAGCGGTGGTGCTCATCCACGGCTTCGCCGGCGATGGGATCCTCACGTGGCCGTTTCAAGTGGCGGCCTTGATGAAAAGCTACTCCGTCTACGTCCCGGACGTCCTGTTCTTCGGCGGGTCCATCACGGACAGCAAGGACCGGTCGCCGGCGTTTCAGGCGGAGTGTTTGAGCAAGGGGCTGAGGATGCTGGGGGTGGAGAAGTGCACGGTGGTTGGGTTCAGTTACGGCGGTATGGTGGCTTTCAAGATGGCGGAGATGTTCCCTCAACTGGTGGAGGCGGTGGTGGTTTCCGGCGCGGCGTTGGCCATCACGGATTCCCTTAGAACCGCCATGCTTCACAGCCTAAGAGTCTCCAGCTTCTCGGATCTGTTGATGCCAAATTCTGTTAAGGGTCTAAAGAAGCTTCTAAGGATTGCTACTTACAAGAAGTACTGGTTTCCTAATCGCATCTACCAAGACTTCCTTAAG GGAATGTTTAGCAGCAGTAAAGAGAGGGAAGAACTGCTTGAATGCATGGTAGAAAGCAGCAAGGATAATACTATCCGTGACATACCACAG AAAGTACTTCTTCTATGGGGTGAAAATGATGAGATTTTCAAGATCGAGCAAGCTAAAGACCTGAAAGA CCAACTAGGAAGCAAGACAACGTTGGAAGGCATAAGGAAGGCAGGTCACCTGGTTCACCTAGAGCGACCTTGTGTCTACAATAGATGTCTCAAGAAGTTCCTTGCTTCCCTCTCGGTAGATATGC TATTGAATAATGGCTATTAA
- the LOC116000314 gene encoding epoxide hydrolase 4-like isoform X2, translating to MVNLVEALLLLLNGVMKMEGVKPHTFEIEPGTVLKFWVPKETIKKPKKAAAATATKHKPNKPAVVLIHGFAGDGILTWPFQVAALMKSYSVYVPDVLFFGGSITDSKDRSPAFQAECLSKGLRMLGVEKCTVVGFSYGGMVAFKMAEMFPQLVEAVVVSGAALAITDSLRTAMLHSLRVSSFSDLLMPNSVKGLKKLLRIATYKKYWFPNRIYQDFLKGMFSSSKEREELLECMVESSKDNTIRDIPQKVLLLWGENDEIFKIEQAKDLKDQLGSKTTLEGIRKAGHLVHLERPCVYNRCLKKFLASLSVDMPQK from the exons ATGGTGAACTTGGTGGAAGCTCTGCTGCTATTGTTGAATGGCGTGATGAAAATGGAAGGTGTTAAACCACACACCTTTGAGATCGAGCCCGGCACTGTTCTGAAGTTTTGGGTTCCCAAGGAGACCATAAAAAAGCCCAAGAAAGCTGCTGCAGCCACCGCCACAAAACACAAGCCTAACAAACCAGCGGTGGTGCTCATCCACGGCTTCGCCGGCGATGGGATCCTCACGTGGCCGTTTCAAGTGGCGGCCTTGATGAAAAGCTACTCCGTCTACGTCCCGGACGTCCTGTTCTTCGGCGGGTCCATCACGGACAGCAAGGACCGGTCGCCGGCGTTTCAGGCGGAGTGTTTGAGCAAGGGGCTGAGGATGCTGGGGGTGGAGAAGTGCACGGTGGTTGGGTTCAGTTACGGCGGTATGGTGGCTTTCAAGATGGCGGAGATGTTCCCTCAACTGGTGGAGGCGGTGGTGGTTTCCGGCGCGGCGTTGGCCATCACGGATTCCCTTAGAACCGCCATGCTTCACAGCCTAAGAGTCTCCAGCTTCTCGGATCTGTTGATGCCAAATTCTGTTAAGGGTCTAAAGAAGCTTCTAAGGATTGCTACTTACAAGAAGTACTGGTTTCCTAATCGCATCTACCAAGACTTCCTTAAG GGAATGTTTAGCAGCAGTAAAGAGAGGGAAGAACTGCTTGAATGCATGGTAGAAAGCAGCAAGGATAATACTATCCGTGACATACCACAG AAAGTACTTCTTCTATGGGGTGAAAATGATGAGATTTTCAAGATCGAGCAAGCTAAAGACCTGAAAGA CCAACTAGGAAGCAAGACAACGTTGGAAGGCATAAGGAAGGCAGGTCACCTGGTTCACCTAGAGCGACCTTGTGTCTACAATAGATGTCTCAAGAAGTTCCTTGCTTCCCTCTCGGTAGATATGCCCCAAAAGTGA
- the LOC116000154 gene encoding alkane hydroxylase MAH1-like, whose protein sequence is MASIHYFEIFVAFFCLAISMFLRDGCRRRPLKVPLLGMLPSLFLHVHKIHNRCAAVLSLHGGTFLLKGPWFTNLDILATVDPQNVHYIMSGNFENFPKGKEFKKIFDVLGDGIFNSDLDLWKNQRKLARALIIHQRFHKFLVRTSWNKVEKGLIPVLEFAAERGGVVDLQDVFQRLTFDTTCTLVTGYDPGCLSVDFPDVPFSKAMDDAEEVIFIRHLLPESLWKLQQWLGIGPEKKLSRACEILDQVIGKYITMKRQELILSHKKQNPSSQKSKQSEEKQNFSSQRPTQSDEKQNSLSQGFTQSDEKQNSYSQGFTQFDVKQNSSSEGPTQSDDDGHDLLTSYINNNEGENDKFLRDTILNLMIAGRDTTSSALTWFIWLVSTHPEVENNIRDELSNAVKSPHKFRLFKSEDLKNLVYLHAALCESLRLYPPVPFQHKSPLHTDILPSGHKVSPNTRLVFSLYAMGRMQFIWGKDAREFKPERWISERGTVKHEPSYKFLAFNAGPRTCLGKEVAFTQMKAVAAAIIHNYHVRAVENHDASPNVSIILYMKHGLKVRVQRRWT, encoded by the exons ATGGCCTCCATAcactattttgaaatttttgtggCATTTTTTTGCCTTGCAATTTCCATGTTTTTGCGAGACGGATGTCGGCGACGACCATTAAAGGTGCCATTGCTTGGGATGTTACCAAGCCTTTTCTTGCATGTTCACAAGATTCACAACCGGTGTGCGGCGGTTTTGTCCCTGCATGGCGGCACTTTCTTGCTCAAAGGCCCGTGGTTTACCAACCTGGACATTCTTGCCACCGTGGATCCTCAAAATGTTCACTATATAATGTCTGGGAATTTCGAGAATTTCCCAAAGGGGAAAGAGTTCAAGAAGATCTTTGATGTGTTGGGTGATGGGATTTTCAATTCGGATTTGGATCTGTGGAAGAACCAGAGAAAGCTTGCCAGGGCTTTGATCATTCACCAGAG GTTTCACAAGTTTTTGGTGAGGACGAGCTGGAATAAGGTGGAGAAAGGGCTGATCCCGGTTCTTGAATTCGCGGCGGAGCGCGGCGGCGTTGTGGATTTGCAGGACGTTTTCCAGCGATTAACGTTTGACACGACATGCACGCTTGTGACGGGCTACGATCCAGGATGTCTGTCCGTCGATTTCCCCGACGTTCCGTTCTCAAAAGCCATGGATGACGCCGAGGAAGTGATATTCATCCGGCATTTGCTCCCGGAAAGCCTCTGGAAGCTTCAGCAGTGGCTCGGAATCGGCCCTGAGAAAAAATTGAGCCGAGCTTGCGAGATTCTCGACCAAGTTATCGGCAAGTACATCACAATGAAACGCCAGGAACTAATCTTGTCCCACAAAAAGCAAAATCCCTCGTCCCAAAAATCTAAACAGTCTGAAGAAAAGCAAAATTTCTCGTCCCAAAGACCTACACAGTCTGATGAAAAGCAAAATTCATTGTCTCAAGGATTCACACAGTCTGATGAAAAGCAAAATTCCTATTCTCAAGGGTTCACACAGTTTGATGTAAAGCAAAATTCTTCGTCGGAAGGGCCCACTCAGTCTGACGATGACGGACACGATCTTTTAACATCGTACATTAACAACAACGAGGGCGAAAACGACAAGTTCCTAAGAGACACGATTCTGAATCTCATGATCGCCGGCCGGGACACCACGAGCTCCGCCCTGACATGGTTCATCTGGCTAGTTTCAACCCACCCGGAAGTTGAGAATAACATAAGAGACGAACTTTCTAACGCCGTCAAATCCCCCCACAAATTCCGTCTTTTCAAATCAGAAGACCTCAAAAACCTCGTCTATCTCCACGCCGCCCTCTGCGAATCCTTAAGGCTATACCCACCGGTCCCCTTCCAACACAAATCGCCCCTCCACACCGACATTCTCCCCAGCGGCCACAAAGTGAGCCCCAATACGAGGTTAGTGTTTTCCCTGTACGCCATGGGGAGAATGCAGTTCATATGGGGCAAAGACGCGAGGGAGTTCAAGCCCGAGAGGTGGATTTCCGAGCGTGGAACGGTCAAACATGAGCCGTCTTACAAGTTCTTGGCGTTCAACGCCGGGCCCAGGACTTGTCTCGGCAAAGAAGTGGCGTTTACCCAGATGAAGGCCGTGGCGGCCGCCATTATCCATAACTACCATGTCCGCGCCGTGGAAAACCATGATGCTTCGCCTAATGTCTCCATAATTCTCTACATGAAACATGGCCTCAAGGTTCGGGTACAAAGAAGATGGACTTAG